The following proteins are encoded in a genomic region of Actinomadura sp. NAK00032:
- a CDS encoding IS256 family transposase: protein MAVDNSVDPAGWLAEQIGVCEPDVLRSMVKTMAEALMSAEADAVCGADYGTRSEDRVNRRNGYRVRDWDTRAGTVELAIPKLRSGSYFPEWLLERRRRAEQALVSVVATSYLLGVSTRRVDKLVEQMGIKGISKSQVSEMSKVLDAQVAAFRNRPLESGPYAFVWVDALTQKVREGGRIVNVHVLVATGVNADGHREILGVEVTSAEDGAGWLAFLRGLVARGLSGVQMVISDAHRGLVEAIGSTLPGAGWQRCRTHYLRNLLTRVPKSAQPWVATLVRTIFDQPAAEEVHAQHARVVASLEAKHPDAAEHLDQARPDLLAFTGFPRQLWRQIWSNNPQERLNKEIRRRTDVVGIFPDRAAIVRLVGAVLMEQTDEWTEARRYMGPECLAKARLRVIDGTTPDPATEQQELTA from the coding sequence ATGGCCGTGGACAACAGTGTGGACCCTGCGGGGTGGCTGGCCGAGCAGATCGGGGTGTGTGAGCCCGATGTGTTGCGGTCGATGGTCAAGACGATGGCCGAGGCCCTCATGTCGGCGGAGGCGGACGCGGTCTGCGGCGCCGACTACGGGACCCGCTCAGAGGACCGGGTGAACCGCCGCAACGGCTACCGGGTCCGGGACTGGGACACCCGCGCCGGCACCGTGGAGTTGGCGATCCCGAAGCTGCGGTCGGGGTCCTACTTCCCCGAGTGGCTGCTGGAGCGGCGTCGCCGGGCCGAGCAGGCCCTGGTCTCGGTGGTGGCCACCTCCTATCTCCTGGGGGTGTCGACGCGCAGGGTGGACAAGCTGGTGGAGCAAATGGGCATCAAGGGCATCTCCAAAAGCCAGGTGTCGGAGATGTCCAAGGTGCTGGACGCGCAGGTGGCGGCGTTCCGGAACCGGCCGTTGGAGAGCGGCCCGTATGCGTTCGTGTGGGTGGACGCCCTGACTCAGAAGGTCCGTGAGGGCGGCCGGATCGTGAACGTGCATGTGCTGGTGGCCACCGGGGTCAACGCCGACGGGCACCGCGAGATCCTCGGGGTCGAGGTCACTTCGGCCGAGGACGGAGCCGGCTGGCTCGCCTTCCTGCGCGGGCTCGTCGCGCGCGGCCTGTCGGGCGTCCAGATGGTGATCTCCGATGCGCATCGGGGCCTGGTCGAGGCGATCGGGTCGACGCTGCCGGGCGCGGGCTGGCAGCGGTGCCGGACGCATTACCTGCGCAACCTGCTGACCAGGGTGCCCAAGTCGGCGCAGCCGTGGGTGGCGACGCTGGTGCGGACCATCTTCGACCAGCCCGCCGCCGAGGAGGTCCATGCCCAGCACGCACGGGTCGTCGCCTCGCTGGAGGCCAAGCACCCCGACGCGGCCGAGCACCTGGACCAGGCCAGACCCGATCTGCTGGCCTTCACCGGCTTCCCGCGCCAGCTCTGGCGGCAGATCTGGTCCAACAACCCGCAGGAGCGCCTGAACAAGGAGATCCGCAGGCGCACCGACGTGGTCGGGATCTTCCCCGACCGGGCCGCGATCGTCCGCCTGGTCGGCGCGGTGCTGATGGAGCAGACCGACGAATGGACCGAGGCCCGCCGCTACATGGGCCCGGAATGCCTCGCCAAAGCCCGGCTGCGCGTCATCGACGGCACCACACCCGACCCCGCTACCGAGCAGCAGGAACTCACCGCTTAA
- a CDS encoding SDR family NAD(P)-dependent oxidoreductase, translating into MNDTLAGKVILVTGASSGIGEATALALSTAGASLAAGARRADRLTALADKAPGEVLPLDLDVTDQRSVQAAVAATVEHFGGLDVLVNNAGVMLSGPIAGADTTEWTRMVETNLLGSMYAVHAALPHLLESKGTVLQVSSTSGRIASAGGGVYAATKFGVNAFSEALRQEVTTQGVRVVLVEPGFVSTELADHISDPASRATAQQMASAMRTLQPEDIANAVVYALTQPEHVAVNEILIRPTDQTQ; encoded by the coding sequence ATGAACGACACGCTCGCCGGAAAGGTCATCCTGGTCACCGGAGCGTCCTCGGGCATTGGCGAGGCGACCGCACTGGCCCTGTCCACCGCCGGCGCGAGCCTGGCCGCCGGCGCCCGCCGAGCCGACCGCCTGACGGCCCTGGCGGACAAGGCACCGGGCGAGGTGCTCCCCCTCGACCTGGACGTGACGGACCAACGGTCAGTGCAGGCCGCGGTCGCCGCGACCGTCGAACACTTCGGCGGCCTGGACGTCCTGGTGAACAACGCCGGGGTGATGCTCAGCGGCCCGATCGCGGGCGCCGACACCACCGAATGGACCCGCATGGTCGAAACGAACCTGCTCGGCTCGATGTACGCGGTCCACGCGGCCCTGCCGCACCTCCTGGAGAGCAAGGGCACCGTCCTCCAGGTCTCCTCGACGTCAGGACGGATCGCATCAGCGGGCGGCGGCGTCTACGCCGCGACGAAGTTCGGCGTCAACGCCTTCTCCGAGGCACTCCGGCAGGAAGTCACCACCCAGGGCGTGCGCGTGGTCCTGGTGGAACCGGGCTTCGTCTCCACCGAACTGGCCGACCACATCTCCGACCCGGCAAGCCGAGCAACCGCCCAGCAGATGGCCTCGGCCATGCGCACACTCCAACCCGAAGACATAGCCAACGCCGTCGTGTACGCACTCACGCAGCCTGAACACGTCGCGGTCAACGAGATCCTCATCCGCCCAACCGACCAGACCCAATAA
- a CDS encoding TetR/AcrR family transcriptional regulator translates to MARTVPSRSDAVRNRRLLLDAAARTFAERGVEVSIGEIAECAGVGKGTVFRHFSSKADLLAAIMLGMLDELESTGTALLEDDDAGRALREFMAAGVEIFVRDRAFCEVVGRPSLQSEQVREAIQRLRDVAEEITDRARRQGAVRPDVTGTDVVLLLTGIQHTAAPLLDHEPQAWRRYLELALDGLSAGSRPDLPYPPPGRLSLGPGV, encoded by the coding sequence ATGGCCAGAACCGTCCCGTCGCGCAGTGACGCGGTGCGCAATCGGCGGCTGCTGCTGGACGCCGCGGCCCGGACGTTCGCCGAGCGCGGGGTCGAGGTGTCCATCGGGGAGATCGCGGAGTGCGCCGGGGTGGGCAAGGGCACGGTCTTCCGGCACTTCTCCTCCAAGGCCGATCTGCTCGCGGCGATCATGCTCGGCATGCTGGACGAGCTGGAGAGCACCGGGACCGCGCTGCTGGAGGACGACGATGCCGGGCGGGCGCTGCGGGAGTTCATGGCCGCCGGGGTGGAGATCTTCGTCAGGGACCGGGCGTTCTGCGAGGTCGTCGGCCGTCCGTCGCTGCAGAGCGAGCAGGTGCGGGAGGCGATCCAGCGGCTGCGCGACGTCGCGGAGGAGATCACCGACCGTGCCCGGCGGCAGGGGGCCGTGCGGCCGGACGTCACCGGCACCGATGTGGTCCTGCTGCTGACCGGCATCCAGCACACGGCGGCGCCGCTGCTGGACCATGAGCCGCAGGCCTGGCGGCGTTATCTCGAACTGGCCCTCGACGGGCTTTCCGCCGGCTCGCGGCCGGACCTGCCCTACCCGCCGCCGGGGCGGCTGTCGCTTGGTCCCGGCGTTTGA
- a CDS encoding NUDIX domain-containing protein has product MSPPRIRVAAYVVRYGSGPELLVFDHVGMPDAGTQVPAGGVRGGEDLVRAVLREVFEETGLGDVSVVRRVAVEEKPHPCTGEPRKTSFFHLVAGASVADAWEHVVDGDGGDAGLRFACRFVALPLVRPLADDQGAWLGLIDPAFGRER; this is encoded by the coding sequence TTGAGTCCGCCCAGGATTCGTGTCGCCGCTTATGTGGTCAGGTACGGCTCCGGTCCTGAGCTGCTCGTCTTCGACCACGTCGGCATGCCGGACGCGGGGACTCAGGTGCCTGCGGGTGGTGTGAGGGGCGGCGAAGATCTGGTGCGTGCCGTTCTGCGGGAGGTTTTTGAGGAGACGGGGCTTGGCGATGTCTCGGTTGTTCGGCGTGTTGCTGTTGAGGAGAAGCCGCATCCTTGCACTGGCGAGCCTCGCAAGACGTCGTTTTTTCATCTTGTCGCGGGGGCGTCCGTGGCGGATGCGTGGGAGCACGTGGTGGACGGTGATGGCGGCGATGCGGGGTTGAGGTTTGCGTGCCGGTTCGTGGCGTTGCCGTTGGTGCGGCCGCTCGCGGACGACCAGGGGGCTTGGCTGGGGCTCATCGACCCGGCCTTCGGTCGTGAGCGTTGA
- the bluB gene encoding 5,6-dimethylbenzimidazole synthase, which produces MELYDVIHRRRDVRAEFTGAPIARDVLDRVLAAAHAAPSVGLSQPWDFILVRDARLRRAFHEHVEGERAVFARGLRGDAAERFAKIKIDGVLESSLSVVVTYDAARGGPAVLGRHAIADAGLYSVCLAIQNLWLAATAEGLGVGWVSFYREAYLRELLGIPVDVRPVAWLCLGPVSRLQPAPDLERHGWRQRRALDAAVHLDRWAGRS; this is translated from the coding sequence ATGGAGCTTTACGACGTCATCCACCGCCGCCGCGATGTGCGTGCCGAGTTCACCGGTGCGCCCATTGCCCGGGACGTTCTCGACCGGGTGCTCGCGGCGGCGCATGCCGCGCCGAGCGTGGGGCTGTCGCAGCCCTGGGATTTCATTCTGGTGAGGGATGCCCGGCTTCGGCGTGCCTTTCATGAGCATGTCGAGGGGGAGCGGGCCGTATTCGCTCGCGGTCTGCGTGGGGACGCCGCTGAGCGGTTCGCGAAGATCAAGATTGATGGGGTTCTGGAGTCTTCCCTTTCCGTTGTGGTCACTTACGACGCCGCTCGGGGCGGGCCTGCGGTTCTGGGACGGCACGCGATCGCGGACGCGGGGCTGTACTCGGTCTGCCTGGCCATTCAGAACCTGTGGCTGGCCGCTACGGCGGAGGGCCTCGGCGTGGGGTGGGTGTCGTTCTACCGGGAGGCCTATCTGCGTGAGTTGCTCGGCATTCCGGTGGACGTTCGTCCGGTCGCCTGGCTGTGTCTTGGGCCGGTCAGCCGTCTGCAACCCGCTCCGGATCTCGAACGGCACGGGTGGCGGCAGCGGCGGGCACTGGACGCCGCTGTTCACCTTGACCGGTGGGCGGGGCGGTCTTGA
- a CDS encoding glycosyltransferase 87 family protein, protein MKRWVPLLLAIEVAAIAIFSLAYDSLDFRIYWLGGDAIADGTRLYTEQLADHWFTNTPFFAALFTPLSLLPLTVARVIWQFAALAAFIWACRAALRLTGRRAPLIAVVAAGLLLEPVYHSFFLGQVNLFLLALVLADMHRAAQGRPAGIAIGIATAIKLTPAVFVVLLLLTRRTRDAVTATATFAACTLLAYAIAPEASRVYWLDTFYDTSRVGVPYISNQSPYGTLTRILRGTAEVGDWYTAIPLTIGAIGLAIAVLWARRGDWLAATAVTGATGLLVSPISWAHHWVWIVPALAVLLRNGNRKTALAAYVLFALSPLWWTPHNGHPLQYGFHIFLTPIANCYLLAGMAFLAHMAIRLKTAPPTGQGEQRRPVPAAAATRAVRDPERVADG, encoded by the coding sequence ATGAAACGCTGGGTGCCACTGCTCTTGGCCATCGAAGTCGCGGCAATAGCAATTTTCTCTCTCGCCTACGACTCACTGGATTTCCGCATCTACTGGCTGGGCGGGGACGCCATAGCAGACGGCACCCGCCTCTACACGGAACAACTGGCCGACCACTGGTTCACCAACACCCCGTTCTTCGCCGCTCTCTTCACTCCCCTCTCCCTGCTACCCCTGACCGTGGCCCGCGTGATCTGGCAATTCGCCGCGCTGGCCGCCTTCATCTGGGCCTGCCGGGCGGCTCTGAGACTGACCGGCCGGCGGGCTCCTCTCATCGCGGTCGTAGCGGCCGGCCTCCTATTGGAACCGGTCTACCACTCGTTCTTCCTGGGCCAGGTCAACCTCTTCCTGCTGGCCCTGGTCCTGGCCGACATGCACCGCGCCGCCCAGGGCCGCCCCGCCGGAATCGCCATCGGCATCGCGACCGCGATCAAACTGACCCCGGCCGTCTTCGTCGTCCTGCTCCTGCTGACAAGGCGCACGAGAGACGCCGTGACCGCGACGGCGACCTTCGCCGCCTGCACCCTGCTCGCCTACGCCATCGCCCCGGAAGCGTCCCGCGTCTATTGGCTGGACACTTTCTACGACACGTCCCGCGTGGGCGTCCCGTACATCAGCAATCAATCCCCTTACGGCACGCTGACCCGCATATTGCGCGGGACGGCCGAAGTAGGCGACTGGTACACCGCCATCCCCCTGACGATCGGCGCGATCGGCCTGGCGATCGCCGTCCTATGGGCCAGGCGGGGCGACTGGCTGGCCGCAACGGCGGTAACAGGGGCCACCGGCCTACTGGTCTCCCCCATCTCCTGGGCGCACCACTGGGTATGGATCGTCCCGGCCCTGGCGGTACTCCTCAGAAACGGCAACCGCAAAACCGCCCTGGCCGCCTACGTCCTCTTCGCGCTCTCACCCCTCTGGTGGACGCCCCACAACGGCCACCCGCTCCAATACGGCTTCCACATCTTCCTGACCCCGATCGCCAACTGCTACCTGCTGGCCGGCATGGCCTTCCTGGCCCACATGGCGATCCGCCTCAAGACCGCCCCGCCCACCGGTCAAGGTGAACAGCGGCGTCCAGTGCCCGCCGCTGCCGCCACCCGTGCCGTTCGAGATCCGGAGCGGGTTGCAGACGGCTGA
- a CDS encoding sensor histidine kinase produces the protein MSARVRRLSGAVLLWSGAALYPGVLFLVLSSGWLVSPEVDILLCAASTVLVAVLLRRHPLPAHAILLFAWILALAETENGAVAGGEILLTDLAVCYIAATRRRRVSGSVAVVTGVLQLLSVTAFLMPDEVLLLTIVLAMVVVWMTGNSIRVRRAHAEEMRERETAQAVAAERLRIARELHDMVAHSIGIIAIQAGVGGRVIETQPAEARNALGAIEATSRDTLSGLRRMLTALRADDPAPLGPAPGLADLDGLAAATADAGVEVDIRRTGEPRALPPDVDLSAYRIVQEAVTNVVRHAGTDQCRVTIDYREGELAIEVADEGRGGVVGAGYGLVGMRERVALLRGEFAAGPCPAGGFRVAARIPAPAAA, from the coding sequence ATGTCAGCCCGAGTGCGCCGCCTCAGCGGGGCGGTTCTCCTCTGGTCGGGAGCCGCTCTCTATCCCGGCGTCCTGTTCCTCGTCCTCTCCAGCGGGTGGCTCGTCTCGCCGGAAGTGGACATCCTGCTCTGCGCCGCCAGCACTGTGCTCGTCGCGGTGCTGCTGCGGCGGCATCCCCTCCCGGCCCACGCGATCCTGCTCTTCGCCTGGATCCTGGCCCTGGCGGAGACGGAGAACGGCGCCGTCGCGGGCGGGGAGATCCTGCTCACCGACCTCGCGGTCTGCTACATCGCCGCGACGCGTCGGCGCCGGGTCTCGGGTTCCGTGGCGGTCGTCACCGGCGTCCTGCAGCTCCTGTCCGTCACGGCGTTCCTGATGCCGGACGAGGTGCTCCTGCTCACCATCGTCCTGGCGATGGTCGTCGTGTGGATGACGGGGAACTCCATCCGGGTGCGGCGCGCGCACGCCGAGGAGATGCGCGAGCGGGAGACCGCGCAGGCCGTCGCCGCCGAGCGGCTCCGGATCGCCCGCGAGCTGCACGACATGGTCGCGCACAGCATCGGGATCATCGCGATCCAGGCGGGCGTGGGCGGACGGGTGATCGAGACGCAGCCGGCGGAGGCCCGCAACGCGCTGGGCGCGATCGAGGCCACCAGCCGCGACACCCTGTCGGGGCTGCGGCGGATGCTGACCGCGCTCCGCGCCGACGATCCCGCGCCGCTCGGCCCCGCCCCGGGCCTGGCCGACCTCGACGGGCTGGCGGCGGCGACCGCGGACGCCGGGGTCGAGGTCGACATCCGCCGGACGGGGGAGCCGCGGGCGCTCCCGCCGGACGTCGACCTCTCGGCCTACCGGATCGTCCAGGAGGCGGTCACGAACGTCGTCCGGCACGCGGGCACGGACCAGTGCCGGGTGACGATCGACTACCGCGAGGGTGAGCTCGCGATCGAGGTGGCGGACGAGGGGCGCGGCGGCGTGGTCGGCGCCGGGTACGGCCTCGTCGGGATGCGGGAGCGGGTCGCGCTGCTGCGCGGCGAGTTCGCCGCCGGGCCGTGCCCCGCGGGCGGGTTCCGGGTGGCGGCCCGCATCCCGGCGCCGGCGGCGGCATGA
- a CDS encoding response regulator transcription factor yields MTIRVVLADDQPLIRAGLRVLIADTPDLEIVGEAGTGREAVDLVEDLRPDVVVMDIRMPDMDGIEATRRITGAHVIMLTTFDDDEYVYGSLKAGASGFLVKDMALEEILAAIRVVAGGDGLIAPGVTKRLIEEFAARPEPAAAPERAEPRQVAGITDREREVLALVGRGLSNQEIADELYISVATAKAHVARLLAKLAARDRVQLVIIAYELGLAGPPTSGSTT; encoded by the coding sequence ATGACGATCCGCGTCGTGCTGGCCGACGACCAGCCGCTCATCCGCGCCGGGCTGCGCGTGCTGATCGCCGACACCCCGGACCTGGAGATCGTCGGCGAGGCCGGAACCGGCCGCGAGGCGGTCGACCTGGTCGAGGACCTCCGGCCCGACGTCGTCGTCATGGACATCCGCATGCCCGACATGGACGGCATCGAGGCCACCCGCCGCATCACCGGGGCGCACGTCATCATGCTGACCACGTTCGACGACGACGAGTACGTGTACGGCTCGCTGAAGGCGGGTGCGAGCGGCTTCCTGGTCAAGGACATGGCGCTGGAGGAGATCCTCGCGGCGATCCGCGTCGTCGCGGGCGGGGACGGGCTGATCGCGCCCGGCGTCACCAAGCGGCTGATCGAGGAGTTCGCCGCCCGTCCCGAACCCGCCGCGGCGCCGGAGCGGGCCGAGCCGCGGCAGGTCGCCGGGATCACCGACCGCGAGCGCGAGGTGCTGGCCCTGGTCGGGCGCGGCCTGTCCAACCAGGAGATCGCCGACGAGCTCTACATCAGCGTCGCCACGGCGAAGGCGCACGTCGCGCGGCTGCTGGCGAAGCTGGCCGCCCGCGACCGGGTCCAGCTGGTCATCATCGCCTACGAGCTGGGCCTCGCCGGGCCCCCTACCAGCGGTAGTACTACCTGA
- a CDS encoding BlaI/MecI/CopY family transcriptional regulator, translating into MKGLGELERTVMEVLWAREDAGHEAATARDVSRALAGDRDLAHTTVMTVLDRLAKKDFLERERDGRAWRYHPVASREMYVTELMLGALNETGDRDAALAHFVRSVSRDEIDVIRETLAGLTSKEPPA; encoded by the coding sequence GTGAAGGGTCTGGGAGAGCTTGAACGCACGGTCATGGAGGTCCTGTGGGCGCGGGAGGACGCCGGCCACGAGGCGGCGACCGCCCGTGACGTGAGCCGTGCGCTCGCCGGCGACCGGGACCTCGCCCACACCACGGTCATGACCGTGCTGGACAGGCTCGCCAAGAAGGACTTCCTGGAGCGCGAGCGCGACGGCCGCGCCTGGCGCTACCACCCGGTCGCGAGCCGGGAGATGTACGTGACCGAGCTCATGCTGGGCGCGCTGAACGAGACCGGCGACCGGGACGCGGCGCTCGCGCACTTCGTCCGGTCCGTGTCCCGGGACGAGATCGACGTGATCCGGGAGACCCTCGCGGGCCTCACGAGTAAGGAACCACCGGCATGA
- a CDS encoding M56 family metallopeptidase codes for MTGAALLALISLGTVGGAHFLSRARWTWRAPRIGIALWQALGLCWGVATIGALLGLALLPYRKGVLGGLPGLYDDQAARLGAVQVAALLGAISLAGVLLVMLMFAVVRVFRARRRHRALLALVSRRDSSVPGTLVLDHPGAAAYCVPGVRSHKVVVSAGTLELLDRGELAAVLAHERAHARERHDLVLLPFTSLRQVFPQFHLVGRCLDAVELLIEMAADDRARHHHPARELATALLRFAAARPAAAPSGTLGVAHGDIPVMARVNRLLEPEPVSRRMRLAASVAVPVIAGLPLLLLVLPH; via the coding sequence ATGACCGGCGCCGCCCTGCTCGCCTTGATCTCTCTCGGGACCGTCGGCGGGGCGCACTTCCTGTCCCGCGCTCGGTGGACGTGGCGAGCGCCGCGCATCGGTATCGCGCTCTGGCAGGCCCTGGGGCTGTGCTGGGGCGTCGCCACCATCGGAGCGCTGCTCGGCCTCGCCCTCCTCCCGTACCGCAAGGGCGTCCTCGGCGGGCTGCCCGGCCTCTACGACGACCAGGCGGCGCGGCTCGGCGCCGTGCAGGTCGCGGCGCTGCTCGGCGCGATCAGCCTGGCGGGCGTGCTGCTGGTCATGCTGATGTTCGCGGTGGTCCGGGTGTTCCGGGCCCGGCGGCGGCACCGGGCGCTGCTCGCGCTGGTGTCGCGCCGCGACTCGTCCGTGCCCGGCACGCTCGTCCTCGATCATCCGGGCGCCGCCGCGTACTGCGTGCCGGGCGTCCGCTCGCACAAGGTCGTCGTCAGCGCCGGGACGCTGGAGCTGCTCGACCGCGGCGAGCTGGCCGCGGTCCTCGCGCACGAGCGCGCGCACGCGCGCGAGCGCCACGACCTGGTGCTGCTGCCCTTCACGTCGCTGCGCCAGGTGTTCCCGCAGTTCCACCTGGTCGGGCGGTGCCTGGACGCGGTGGAGCTGCTGATCGAGATGGCCGCCGACGACCGGGCCCGGCACCACCACCCGGCGCGCGAGCTGGCGACGGCGCTGCTGCGGTTCGCCGCCGCCCGCCCGGCCGCCGCCCCGTCCGGGACGCTCGGCGTCGCGCACGGCGACATCCCGGTGATGGCGCGGGTGAACCGCCTGCTGGAGCCGGAGCCGGTGTCGCGCCGCATGCGCCTCGCCGCGTCGGTCGCCGTCCCGGTCATCGCCGGCCTTCCGCTGCTGCTTCTCGTCCTGCCCCACTAG
- a CDS encoding MFS transporter, which produces MDKETTPSTLPRSRWAALGVLSATMLMAILDGSIVTVAAPAIQADLGFSPAGLSWIMNAYLIPLGGLLLLAGRLGDLVGRKTLFLAGNAVFTAASALAGAATTSGVLIAARLLQGVGGALATAVVLGILVTLFTDPRERATAIGIFSFTGAAGASIGQVLGGVLTDALSWHWIFLINLPIGLATILLALPALPRDRGLGLSAGADIAGALLVTSGLMLGIYTVVKVEGHGWISPHTLGLGAVALLLLAGFAVRQARAATPLMPLRILRSRNVAGAYAVQLLTLSAMFSFQVVVALYMQQVLGYSALDTGLAMLPAAVAIGAVSLLVSARLSNRLGERFVLMAGLVLLVGAMAWLTTVPVDADYATDLLPVFVLVAGAGLVLPSLTGLGMSSARPQDAGLASGVFNTVQQVGMALGVAVLTTLAASRTETLRADGQDAAHALTGGYHLAFGVSAGLLVAALAVSLLVLHRPKPQATAPAGPGPASGAGREAAAEGRR; this is translated from the coding sequence ATGGACAAGGAGACGACCCCTTCCACCCTGCCGCGGTCCCGCTGGGCCGCGCTCGGCGTGCTGTCGGCGACCATGCTGATGGCGATCCTCGACGGCAGCATCGTCACCGTCGCCGCCCCCGCCATCCAGGCCGACCTCGGCTTCTCCCCCGCCGGGCTCAGCTGGATCATGAACGCCTACCTGATCCCGCTCGGCGGCCTGCTGCTCCTCGCCGGCCGGCTCGGCGACCTCGTCGGCCGCAAGACGCTGTTCCTCGCCGGGAACGCGGTGTTCACGGCGGCCTCCGCGCTCGCCGGGGCGGCCACCACGTCCGGCGTGCTGATCGCCGCCCGCCTCCTGCAGGGCGTCGGCGGAGCGCTCGCCACGGCCGTCGTCCTCGGCATCCTCGTGACGCTGTTCACCGACCCGCGCGAGCGGGCGACGGCGATCGGCATCTTCAGCTTCACCGGCGCGGCGGGCGCGTCCATCGGGCAGGTCCTCGGCGGCGTGCTCACCGACGCGCTGAGCTGGCACTGGATCTTCCTGATCAACCTGCCGATCGGCCTCGCCACGATCCTGCTGGCGCTCCCCGCCCTGCCCCGCGACCGCGGGCTCGGCCTGTCCGCCGGCGCCGACATCGCCGGGGCCCTGCTGGTCACCTCCGGGCTGATGCTCGGCATCTACACGGTCGTGAAGGTCGAGGGCCACGGCTGGATCTCGCCCCACACGCTGGGCCTCGGCGCGGTGGCGCTGCTGCTGCTCGCCGGGTTCGCCGTCCGGCAGGCGCGGGCGGCGACCCCGCTGATGCCGCTGCGGATCCTGCGCTCGCGGAACGTGGCCGGCGCGTACGCCGTCCAGCTGCTCACCCTGTCGGCGATGTTCTCGTTCCAGGTGGTCGTCGCCCTCTACATGCAGCAGGTGCTCGGCTACAGCGCGCTGGACACGGGCCTGGCGATGCTCCCGGCCGCCGTCGCGATCGGCGCGGTGTCGCTGCTGGTGTCGGCGCGGCTGTCGAACCGGCTCGGTGAGCGGTTCGTGCTGATGGCGGGCCTGGTGCTGCTGGTCGGCGCGATGGCGTGGCTGACGACCGTCCCGGTGGACGCTGACTACGCCACCGACCTGCTCCCGGTGTTCGTGCTGGTCGCGGGCGCCGGGCTCGTCCTGCCGTCTCTGACCGGGCTCGGCATGTCGAGCGCCCGCCCGCAGGACGCGGGCCTCGCGTCGGGGGTGTTCAACACCGTCCAGCAGGTGGGGATGGCGCTGGGCGTCGCGGTCCTGACGACGCTCGCCGCGTCCCGCACCGAGACCCTCCGCGCGGACGGGCAGGACGCCGCCCACGCCCTCACCGGCGGCTACCACCTGGCGTTCGGCGTCTCCGCCGGGCTCCTGGTGGCCGCGCTGGCGGTGTCCCTTCTCGTCCTGCACCGCCCGAAGCCCCAGGCCACCGCTCCGGCGGGGCCCGGGCCGGCTAGTGGGGCAGGACGAGAAGCAGCAGCGGAAGGCCGGCGATGA
- a CDS encoding MarR family winged helix-turn-helix transcriptional regulator has protein sequence MTSMAPSRTTTDLSFLLDRTGHVLRTRMTAALAEIGLTPRMHCVLVHALEEERTQIQLAEIGDMDKTTMVVTVDALEKAGLAERRPSSTDRRARIIAVTEEGARVAAESQRIVDGVHAAALGSLPDGEREVLVRALNTLVTGHLSTPVETGRPARRVRQGQK, from the coding sequence ATGACTTCGATGGCCCCCAGCCGGACGACGACGGACCTGTCGTTCCTGCTCGACCGCACCGGCCACGTGCTGCGCACCCGGATGACGGCGGCGCTCGCCGAGATCGGGCTGACGCCGCGCATGCACTGCGTCCTCGTCCACGCGCTGGAGGAGGAGCGCACCCAGATCCAGCTCGCCGAGATCGGCGACATGGACAAGACGACCATGGTCGTGACCGTGGACGCCCTGGAGAAGGCGGGCCTCGCCGAGCGCCGGCCGTCGTCCACCGACCGCCGCGCGCGGATCATCGCGGTGACCGAGGAGGGCGCGCGGGTCGCGGCGGAGAGCCAGCGGATCGTGGACGGCGTGCACGCGGCCGCCCTCGGGTCGCTGCCGGACGGCGAGCGGGAGGTGCTCGTCCGCGCCCTGAACACCCTGGTCACCGGGCATCTGTCGACCCCCGTCGAGACCGGCCGGCCGGCCCGGCGCGTCCGACAGGGCCAAAAATAG